One Pararhizobium qamdonense genomic window carries:
- a CDS encoding ribonucleoside-diphosphate reductase subunit alpha — translation MRIDYAWLNQVSLITLSRGYLREGIAPENLKDEAIKRVNAIVDRAEEILGFELPTLRYGIKRGWVSPASPIWSNFGAGRGLPISCNGSFMDDNMDSILFKNAEIGMMTKEGAGTSVYMGKLRAFGKPISGGGRSEGPTHFARLPQEQVTVVSQGNTRRGNAAVYIDIEHEDADRWMDMRSISGGVHHPIQHLSFGVVIGDDWMNAMLAEEKGGPKRKLMAKIRNKRRETGFPYIVFRDNANNARPEVLKRLGLMIYASNLCTEIMLPSGPDESFVCDLSSVNLLYYDEWKGTPFVREMIYLLDAVMTEYIDKIEGVRLLADARRFAVRWRAVGLGVLGWHSYLQSKMIDIESDEARALNIEISHYVAVESHAASRELAELLGEPEGLKGTGYRNLTVNAIAPTTSSSIICGQVSQQREPWTANIFENDNAKGVFTQRNEFLEKLLEEKGHNTQEVWLSILQNAGSVQHLDILTSHERDVFKTFAEIDQAELIRQTADCQKFIDQGISHNIILPPEATMKEDVDLIVLAWRSGLKSLYYRKGLNKAQELARQNASCVACEA, via the coding sequence ATGCGAATTGATTATGCCTGGCTGAACCAGGTGTCTCTTATCACGCTCTCGCGCGGCTATCTGCGCGAGGGCATTGCGCCTGAAAACCTGAAAGACGAGGCGATCAAGCGCGTAAACGCCATCGTTGATCGCGCCGAAGAAATCCTTGGCTTCGAGCTGCCGACGCTGCGATACGGCATCAAACGCGGTTGGGTATCACCCGCCTCCCCGATCTGGTCGAACTTTGGCGCCGGTCGCGGTCTGCCGATTAGCTGCAACGGCAGCTTCATGGACGACAACATGGATTCGATCCTCTTCAAGAATGCCGAGATCGGCATGATGACAAAGGAAGGCGCCGGCACGTCGGTCTACATGGGCAAACTGCGTGCATTCGGCAAGCCGATCTCCGGTGGCGGGCGCTCGGAAGGCCCAACTCACTTTGCCCGTCTGCCGCAGGAGCAGGTCACGGTCGTTTCGCAGGGCAACACCCGGCGCGGCAACGCTGCCGTCTACATCGATATTGAGCACGAAGACGCCGATCGTTGGATGGATATGCGCTCGATCTCCGGTGGCGTGCATCACCCGATCCAGCATCTGTCGTTTGGCGTGGTCATCGGTGATGACTGGATGAACGCTATGCTGGCGGAAGAAAAGGGCGGCCCGAAGCGCAAGCTGATGGCGAAGATCCGTAATAAGCGCCGCGAGACCGGCTTCCCCTACATCGTGTTCCGCGACAATGCCAACAACGCCCGGCCGGAAGTTCTCAAGCGCCTTGGTTTGATGATCTACGCGTCGAACCTCTGCACCGAGATTATGCTGCCATCCGGTCCGGATGAAAGCTTCGTCTGCGATCTGTCGTCCGTCAATCTGCTCTACTATGATGAGTGGAAGGGCACGCCGTTCGTCCGCGAAATGATCTACCTGCTCGATGCTGTGATGACCGAATATATCGACAAGATCGAAGGCGTGCGCCTGCTCGCCGATGCGCGTCGGTTTGCTGTGCGCTGGCGTGCGGTCGGCCTCGGCGTTCTCGGCTGGCATTCGTATCTGCAGTCGAAAATGATCGACATTGAGAGCGACGAAGCCCGCGCTCTCAACATCGAAATCAGCCACTATGTCGCTGTTGAGTCGCACGCCGCATCCCGCGAGCTTGCGGAGCTCCTTGGTGAGCCGGAAGGCCTGAAGGGCACCGGCTATCGTAACCTCACGGTCAATGCGATCGCGCCGACCACCTCGTCTTCGATCATCTGCGGCCAGGTCTCGCAGCAACGCGAGCCGTGGACGGCGAACATTTTCGAGAACGATAATGCCAAGGGTGTCTTCACCCAACGCAACGAGTTCCTCGAAAAGCTTCTCGAGGAGAAAGGTCACAATACCCAGGAAGTGTGGCTGTCGATCCTGCAGAACGCCGGCTCAGTTCAACATCTCGATATCCTGACGTCGCACGAGCGCGACGTGTTCAAGACCTTCGCAGAAATCGACCAGGCGGAACTTATCCGACAAACGGCCGACTGCCAGAAGTTCATCGACCAGGGCATCAGCCACAACATCATCTTGCCACCCGAAGCGACGATGAAGGAAGACGTCGATCTGATCGTGTTGGCGTGGCGATCGGGGCTGAAGTCACTCTATTACCGCAAGGGCCTCAACAAAGCGCAGGAACTCGCTCGACAGAACGCTTCTTGCGTGGCGTGCGAAGCGTAA
- a CDS encoding PadR family transcriptional regulator, translating to MTFNLNVPDIQFEILDLLVGNNGMYGLEMVKASTKLKRATIYVHLGRLEDKNWLRSEAEQVPGESGMARRRYYLTGEGQRAHSAARAAQNAFTGFSGALA from the coding sequence ATGACCTTCAACCTCAACGTCCCTGACATTCAGTTCGAGATTCTCGACCTGCTTGTCGGCAACAACGGAATGTATGGATTGGAAATGGTGAAAGCATCCACGAAACTCAAGCGGGCCACGATCTACGTGCATCTGGGCCGCCTGGAAGACAAAAACTGGCTTCGGTCTGAGGCTGAGCAGGTGCCTGGGGAATCGGGCATGGCGCGCAGACGCTACTATCTCACCGGCGAGGGACAGCGCGCTCATAGCGCGGCTCGTGCGGCTCAAAACGCATTCACCGGATTTTCGGGAGCACTTGCATGA
- a CDS encoding glutaredoxin domain-containing protein yields the protein MGIHLLIRSKPHCAYCVRTKALLERKGLAFTAEDHETPEKVEAFKNAGHRSFPRVFIDGEMIGGFEDLEKHLSREDDEF from the coding sequence ATGGGCATCCATCTCCTGATCCGTTCCAAGCCGCATTGCGCCTATTGTGTGAGGACCAAGGCGCTGCTCGAGCGTAAGGGATTGGCGTTCACCGCTGAAGATCATGAAACGCCAGAAAAGGTCGAGGCGTTTAAGAATGCCGGTCACCGCTCTTTTCCGCGCGTGTTTATTGACGGCGAGATGATCGGCGGGTTTGAAGACCTGGAAAAGCATCTCTCACGGGAAGATGACGAATTTTAA